The Spirosoma radiotolerans genome has a window encoding:
- a CDS encoding HlyD family secretion protein, whose amino-acid sequence MQHQLHPPTVIEHTTEAYLPQVTVRGQLIYCTVTLAIVAALCSLPFVHTEVSVQSSGMVRTVAERNELRPLVAGTIAEVLVHDNQPVRRNQPMIRLQTEVLDSKLRLNRSQQSEKNLNIHDLDRLVHASRQNLLSVSGLQSPVVRQQYEQFRFLLTENTQTQTKRKRELDVTQQLYQDKVLAKQEFEDKEYTYNTVVAQYASQIERQVSEWQASLNQHQLALDELRAQERQLLNEQNLHTIKAPVAGTVSQLGGRYPGSYVQPGEVLGVISPDSNLLVECYVSPKDIGLLRPGMITRMQVDAFDYNQWGMAQGKITEVSNDIIVMNDTPVFRIKCQLDQNFLSLKEGYKGYLKKGMTVRARFVVTRRSLFDLLYDNADDWLNPKNTPALATK is encoded by the coding sequence ATGCAACATCAACTACACCCGCCTACCGTTATCGAGCATACGACGGAGGCTTACCTGCCTCAGGTTACGGTTCGGGGGCAGCTTATCTATTGCACAGTTACCCTTGCCATCGTTGCCGCCCTTTGCTCGCTTCCATTCGTACATACGGAGGTATCTGTGCAGAGCAGTGGCATGGTCCGTACGGTAGCTGAACGCAACGAACTTCGCCCTCTCGTGGCTGGCACAATCGCCGAAGTACTCGTCCACGACAATCAGCCGGTGCGCCGGAACCAGCCTATGATCCGGCTCCAAACCGAAGTACTGGACAGTAAACTCCGGCTGAACCGCTCGCAGCAAAGCGAAAAAAATCTCAACATCCACGACCTCGACCGGCTCGTGCACGCTTCCCGCCAAAACCTGCTGTCCGTATCGGGCCTGCAATCACCGGTAGTGCGGCAACAGTATGAACAATTCCGCTTTTTGCTTACTGAGAACACCCAAACGCAAACCAAACGTAAACGTGAGTTAGATGTGACCCAGCAGCTTTACCAGGACAAGGTATTGGCGAAGCAGGAGTTCGAAGACAAAGAATACACTTACAATACGGTGGTTGCGCAATACGCATCGCAGATAGAACGGCAGGTGAGCGAATGGCAGGCCAGCCTCAACCAACACCAGCTCGCCCTCGATGAACTCCGCGCTCAGGAACGTCAACTACTCAACGAGCAAAACCTGCATACCATCAAAGCCCCCGTGGCCGGTACAGTCAGTCAGTTGGGCGGCCGCTATCCTGGCTCCTATGTACAGCCCGGCGAAGTGCTCGGTGTGATCTCGCCCGATTCCAACCTGCTGGTCGAGTGTTACGTATCGCCAAAAGATATTGGCCTGCTACGGCCCGGTATGATTACCCGGATGCAGGTCGACGCCTTCGACTACAATCAGTGGGGCATGGCGCAGGGCAAAATTACCGAAGTCTCGAACGACATCATTGTGATGAACGATACGCCCGTGTTTCGGATCAAATGCCAGCTCGATCAAAACTTCCTCTCCCTTAAAGAAGGCTATAAAGGCTACCTCAAAAAAGGCATGACTGTGCGGGCGCGGTTTGTCGTCACGCGTCGCAGCCTGTTCGACCTCCTCTACGACAATGCCGACGACTGGCTCAACCCGAAGAACACCCCGGCCCTGGCTACGAAATAA
- a CDS encoding class IIb bacteriocin, lactobin A/cerein 7B family, which translates to MTNFNVDQAEVVELKDAELKQVDGGSVPWGEILKNIGEIVDTAGGFIDGLLGRTPQK; encoded by the coding sequence ATGACTAATTTTAATGTTGACCAAGCTGAAGTTGTCGAATTGAAAGATGCTGAACTGAAGCAGGTTGATGGCGGGAGCGTCCCCTGGGGCGAAATCCTCAAAAATATCGGTGAAATAGTTGACACAGCGGGTGGCTTTATCGATGGTTTATTAGGCCGCACACCACAGAAATAA